In Buchnera aphidicola (Ceratovacuna japonica), the genomic window ATGTGCAACTATTATACCTTTTTTACATTTTTCTAATTTTATTTTTTTTTTTACTTCTTTTAAAATATTTTTTAAAGCGTTTTTTTCACTTATAGCTCCTCTTAATGGACTAAATGGATCTATTTTGTTAAATTTTATTGAACTTTTATGTAATTTAGATCCTATAAAAGGCTTTATATGATAATGCAATATTTTTTCTTTTTTTAGCCATCCTGATTCATCCATTTTTAAAGTTATAGCAGCTATTTCTAACAAAGCATCTGTCTCATAATTAAATCCAGCTGTTTCTATATCTATTACTACTGGATAAAAGTTTCTAAATCTTTTATTTAAAAAATATTTTATTTTTTTTTGTTCCATTTTGATATACTTTTTTGTTTTATTACTTTTATTTTATTTTAAATAAAAATATTTATTAAAAAGTTGTTTATATTTTATCATTTTTATTTATAATAAAAATATATTATTTTTAGGAGTTTTTTATGTTTAAGTTACCTATTTTAAATTATTTATATAAAGATTTTGAGCCATATATAGACGAAGAAACAATGTTTATACATTATAATAAACATCATAAAAATTATTTAGAAAATTTAAATAAAATTATTGAAAAAAATAATATTGTTTATAGTTCTTTAGAAAATTTAGTAAACTCTATTAATAAATTAGATATAGAAGATATAGAAAAATTAAAAAATAGTGTTGGAGGTCATTATAATCATGTATTATTTTGGGAAAATATAAAATTAGGAACTAATATAAGCGTTGAATTTAAAAAAATAATAGAAAAAAATTTTGTAA contains:
- a CDS encoding Fe-Mn family superoxide dismutase, whose product is MFKLPILNYLYKDFEPYIDEETMFIHYNKHHKNYLENLNKIIEKNNIVYSSLENLVNSINKLDIEDIEKLKNSVGGHYNHVLFWENIKLGTNISVEFKKIIEKNFVSLKNFKLMFENVASSHFGSGWVWLIIKKNNSLQIVSTNNQNNPLMGSFVSNIFGVPIIGLDLWEHAYYLKYRNDRINYIKNFWKILNWDIVFNRYKNFVKKGLIL
- the rnt gene encoding ribonuclease T gives rise to the protein MEQKKIKYFLNKRFRNFYPVVIDIETAGFNYETDALLEIAAITLKMDESGWLKKEKILHYHIKPFIGSKLHKSSIKFNKIDPFSPLRGAISEKNALKNILKEVKKKIKLEKCKKGIIVAHNSTFDLNFFMSAVKRNSIKKNPFHPFVTFDTATLSGLAIGQTVLSTACKNIGIYFDNKQAHSALYDALKTANLFCKIVNKWKKLGGWPIKK